One window from the genome of Acinetobacter sp. ANC 7912 encodes:
- a CDS encoding DUF2057 domain-containing protein: MNLRIAIAAATFMGATSAFSAVTLSTPEEINIVAVNDQEVNSGLLRKNQTYKLDPGSNSISVRYTEFFEHNDGNHDILKSGVVTVKTSDLKDGESYRLALIDAPKNFEAAKKYKDQPVIGLYDAKNQLLLQQVGANSEAKPLLGGSVLSKAVDLTTKIRTPANQPAPVYTQAAVVPTVANVNTAQNVVATSTDQALIQIWQKASKAERQKFRSWLAEQAD; this comes from the coding sequence ATGAATTTACGTATCGCGATTGCGGCAGCAACATTTATGGGGGCAACTTCAGCTTTTTCTGCAGTAACCCTGAGCACACCTGAAGAAATTAATATTGTTGCGGTCAATGATCAGGAAGTAAATAGTGGGTTGCTGCGTAAAAACCAGACTTATAAGCTAGATCCAGGCAGTAATAGCATCAGTGTACGTTATACCGAATTCTTTGAGCATAATGATGGCAATCACGATATCTTAAAATCTGGTGTAGTCACCGTAAAAACATCTGATTTAAAAGATGGTGAAAGCTATCGTCTAGCGTTAATTGATGCCCCGAAGAACTTTGAGGCAGCGAAAAAATATAAAGATCAGCCTGTAATTGGTCTTTATGATGCCAAGAATCAGTTGCTGTTGCAGCAGGTAGGGGCAAATAGTGAAGCTAAGCCATTACTCGGTGGTAGTGTTCTATCCAAAGCAGTGGATTTAACCACTAAAATTCGCACACCAGCGAATCAGCCGGCGCCAGTTTATACTCAGGCAGCTGTAGTACCTACGGTTGCAAATGTGAATACTGCACAAAATGTAGTTGCAACATCAACAGATCAGGCATTGATTCAAATTTGGCAAAAAGCATCTAAAGCAGAACGTCAGAAATTTAGGAGTTGGCTGGCTGAACAGGCTGATTAA
- a CDS encoding nitroreductase family protein: protein MAFLDQIKQRRTIYAIGKNVSLDKTEIEKIIKEAVRNSPSSFNSQTSRVVILLGESHQKFWEIVRETLRKIVPADAFPATDNKISGFAAGFGTALFYEDQEVVRDLQRQFPAYADNFPIWSEHSSAIAQFATWTALAEQNIGASLQHYNPIIDDEVAIAFDVPSNWKLRAQLVFGSIEAPAGEKTFMDDAERFKTFD, encoded by the coding sequence ATGGCATTTCTAGATCAGATTAAACAGCGCCGTACTATTTATGCAATTGGCAAAAATGTAAGCCTAGATAAAACAGAGATCGAAAAGATTATTAAAGAAGCCGTACGAAATAGTCCATCTTCTTTTAACTCACAAACTTCACGTGTGGTGATTCTGTTGGGTGAGTCACATCAGAAATTTTGGGAAATTGTACGTGAAACTTTAAGAAAAATTGTACCAGCTGATGCTTTTCCAGCAACAGATAACAAAATTAGCGGTTTTGCGGCAGGGTTTGGTACAGCTTTATTCTATGAAGATCAGGAAGTTGTTCGAGACCTGCAACGACAGTTCCCGGCATATGCAGACAATTTCCCGATCTGGTCTGAGCATTCTTCAGCGATTGCGCAGTTTGCTACCTGGACTGCTCTAGCAGAACAAAACATTGGTGCATCTTTACAGCACTATAATCCGATCATCGATGATGAGGTCGCGATTGCCTTTGATGTGCCATCAAACTGGAAGCTGCGCGCACAGCTGGTATTTGGTTCAATCGAAGCCCCTGCTGGTGAGAAAACCTTTATGGATGATGCAGAGCGTTTCAAAACATTTGACTAA